The Campylobacter curvus genome includes the window TATCGCTAAATTCTAGTATTAAATTTTTAGATTTGATTTTGGATTTTATATCAAAAACCTCGAATACGCCCTGAAGTTTCAAGAGTTTATCGGCATACTCTTTTGAAATGCTCGGTTTTTCTTTTTTTTGCAAGTCTTTGTTTTTGAGCTTTTTGACTAAATTTTCAGTCTCTCTCACGCTTAGCTTCTGACCGATCACGGTATCTACGATCATCTTTTCATCGCCCACACTAAGACCTACGATGACCTTTGCGTGACCTTGAGTTAGCTTGTCTTCTTGCAGTAGTTTTTGCGTGGATTTACTGAGCAAAAGAAGCCTCATAGTGTTTGTTATCTGAGTCCTGCTTTTGTGTATGATGTTTGCGAGCCCGTCTTGGGTGATTTTGTATTCGTTGATGAGCTCTTTGTAGGAATTTGCAAGCTCTATCGGGTTTAAATTTTCACGTTGGATATTTTCTATAAGTGCAAGCTCGCGTAAATTTTGAGATTTCAGATCGGCTATGATGGCTTTGATCTTGCGTTCGCCCAGCATCTTTGTAGCGCGGTATCTGCGCTCGCCGGCGATCAGCATATAGCCGTCGTCTTTTTTTATGACGATTATAGGCTGGATGAGCCCGTGTCTTTTTATGCTCTCACTAAGCTCTTTTAGCGCCTCCTCGTCAAAATGTTGACGCGGCTGGTAAGGGTTTGGCAAAATTTTAGCTATCTCTATCTCTTCGACGATATCCGAGTCCGAGCTAAGATCTGCAAATTCTTTTTTATATGCCTGCTCCACATCCTCAAATATCGCACTAAGTCCGCGCCCCAAACTCTTTTTCTTCACTATCTAGATCCTTAAAATTTCAATTTAAAATCGAATATGCCAAATTTTGATACGCTATCGAGCCCGGCGATTTTATATCGTAAAGGATGACCGGCTTGCCAAAGCTAGGGCTCTCGGCTAATTTGACATTACGAGGGATAACGACCAGATCGTCCTTGTCGTCCTTGCTCGTAAAAAGTTTATGTTTAAAATGCTGTTTTAAATTTGCGATCGTCTCTTTTGAGAGGTTGTTTTGCGAGCTGAACATCGTCGGCAAAAATCCCTTGATGCTAAGCTTTGGGTTTATCGTCTTTTTGATGATTTTAACGGTGTTTAGGATGAGTGCCAGACCTTCAAGCGCGTAAAATTCGCATTGTATCGGGATTATCACACTATCGCTCGCACTAAGCGCATTTATCGTTATGCTACCAAGCGCGGGAGGGCTATCGATAATGATGAAGTCATAGTCATCTATGACCTCTGCGATTTTATTTTTTAAAATCAGCTTATAGTCTTTGTTTTGATCGTTAAATTCTTGCTCTATGCCGACTAGTCCGATGTTTGAGGGGGCTAAAAATAGCGTAGGTATCTCGGTTTTAAGAACGATCTGAGAGAGTTTTTTGCGATCGGTCAAAACGTGATAGATATTAAACTCATAATCGCTTCTGTTAAATCCTAGCCCGGTCGTCGCATTCGCCTGAGGATCGATATCCACGAGCAAAACCTTTTTCTCGGCAACCGCCAAAGATGCAGCTAAATTTACAGCCGTAGTCGTCTTTCCGACCCCACCTTTTTGATTTGCTATCGTTATAACTTCACTCATCTTAAAGAATACACCTTTTTTTCGTTTAATAAAATCGCGCCGTCATCACAAAGCTGCGCACCCTCGAGCGATACCGCCTGCTCACCTATATGTGTGATGAATTTTTTTGATTTCTGAAAGTCTATCCTAAATTTGCTAAAAGTCTGCTTCCATAAAATCTTTTTTTCTAGCATTTGCACAAAGTCCCAAACTACGTCGTTTACGGCTATATTTATGTCCAAAACCCCCGCATTTTCAGGAGCATTTTGCAGGTTCATACCCATGCCACAAACATAAACGGAATTT containing:
- a CDS encoding ParA family protein, with protein sequence MSEVITIANQKGGVGKTTTAVNLAASLAVAEKKVLLVDIDPQANATTGLGFNRSDYEFNIYHVLTDRKKLSQIVLKTEIPTLFLAPSNIGLVGIEQEFNDQNKDYKLILKNKIAEVIDDYDFIIIDSPPALGSITINALSASDSVIIPIQCEFYALEGLALILNTVKIIKKTINPKLSIKGFLPTMFSSQNNLSKETIANLKQHFKHKLFTSKDDKDDLVVIPRNVKLAESPSFGKPVILYDIKSPGSIAYQNLAYSILN
- a CDS encoding ParB/RepB/Spo0J family partition protein, translated to MVKKKSLGRGLSAIFEDVEQAYKKEFADLSSDSDIVEEIEIAKILPNPYQPRQHFDEEALKELSESIKRHGLIQPIIVIKKDDGYMLIAGERRYRATKMLGERKIKAIIADLKSQNLRELALIENIQRENLNPIELANSYKELINEYKITQDGLANIIHKSRTQITNTMRLLLLSKSTQKLLQEDKLTQGHAKVIVGLSVGDEKMIVDTVIGQKLSVRETENLVKKLKNKDLQKKEKPSISKEYADKLLKLQGVFEVFDIKSKIKSKNLILEFSDTTQIEKFIDKLK